From one Candidatus Glassbacteria bacterium genomic stretch:
- a CDS encoding alcohol dehydrogenase catalytic domain-containing protein, whose protein sequence is MARGVLADKRAVVRWFDFPDNQRGAGFEIRHLARIDNPGDYLQVFQYLLCFCLVHPPGPEYAEVVRRPAAGEIMNRCKVRPILHSTFSNCKAKRELPADGHTRPACAPARGWIFWNRRIEPEITFDAGNRTGMKAAQTTAALKIEYREVADPSPGPGQVLIAPAYVGICGSDIHAYRGEFEGRVTFPRTQGHEFAGRVAKIGPDVESLAVGDRVCIDPIISCHNCPACHKGQYNACRSLRLRGIDLDGGLAGLAVADEGQCFRLPDEINYCDGALVELYSIGMHSTTVSAVEPGDRVVVIGAGRAGLAVLQNILLTAADKVCVIDLSGYKLDLADKVGADLTINSVKEDAVEAVREWTGGDGADLVIEAVGEAELEVVGGKAPVAQAVEMIRNGGRITLLGQGPHSYGAHWKTLVWKEAVIRTSRVSKGEFPRVIAAMAAGRYDTGAMLSAEYELADTAEAFELVNTEPPDVLKVMVRVQEREGDPSDLHF, encoded by the coding sequence ATGGCCCGAGGCGTCCTTGCGGATAAACGGGCGGTCGTCCGATGGTTTGACTTTCCGGACAATCAGCGTGGCGCTGGGTTTGAAATCCGGCACCTGGCCCGTATAGATAATCCGGGTGACTATCTGCAGGTCTTCCAGTACCTTCTGTGCTTTTGCCTTGTCCATCCGCCTGGTCCTGAATACGCTGAGGTTGTCCGGCGGCCGGCCGCCGGCGAGATAATGAATCGGTGTAAAGTTCGACCAATTCTACACTCTACTTTTTCAAATTGCAAGGCAAAACGGGAGCTGCCTGCCGATGGACACACCCGGCCGGCTTGCGCACCCGCCCGCGGCTGGATATTTTGGAACAGGCGAATTGAACCGGAAATCACATTCGATGCAGGGAACCGGACCGGGATGAAAGCAGCCCAGACGACAGCGGCGTTGAAAATAGAGTACCGCGAGGTGGCCGATCCCTCGCCGGGACCGGGACAGGTGCTTATCGCGCCGGCCTACGTGGGAATCTGCGGCAGCGATATCCACGCCTACCGCGGCGAGTTCGAGGGCCGGGTTACTTTCCCGCGCACCCAGGGCCACGAGTTCGCCGGCCGGGTGGCAAAGATCGGTCCGGATGTCGAGAGCCTGGCCGTGGGCGACCGGGTCTGTATCGACCCGATTATCTCCTGCCACAACTGCCCGGCCTGCCACAAGGGCCAGTACAACGCCTGCCGCAGCCTGCGGCTGCGGGGAATCGATCTCGACGGCGGCCTGGCCGGGCTGGCTGTGGCCGACGAGGGCCAGTGTTTCCGGCTGCCGGATGAGATCAACTATTGCGACGGCGCGCTGGTGGAACTCTACAGTATCGGCATGCACAGCACCACGGTCTCCGCCGTGGAGCCCGGCGACCGGGTGGTGGTGATCGGCGCGGGGCGGGCAGGCCTGGCCGTGCTGCAGAATATCCTGCTGACCGCCGCCGATAAGGTTTGCGTTATCGACCTCAGCGGCTACAAGCTGGACCTGGCGGACAAAGTGGGGGCGGATCTAACGATCAACTCCGTAAAAGAGGATGCGGTCGAAGCGGTGCGGGAATGGACCGGCGGCGATGGGGCCGACCTGGTGATCGAGGCGGTGGGCGAGGCGGAGCTTGAGGTGGTCGGCGGCAAAGCGCCGGTGGCCCAGGCGGTGGAGATGATCCGCAACGGCGGCCGGATCACCCTGCTGGGCCAGGGGCCGCACTCCTACGGCGCGCACTGGAAAACCCTGGTCTGGAAAGAGGCGGTTATCCGCACCAGCCGCGTGAGCAAGGGCGAGTTCCCGCGGGTGATCGCCGCGATGGCCGCCGGGCGCTACGACACCGGGGCGATGCTCTCGGCCGAGTATGAACTGGCCGATACAGCCGAAGCGTTCGAGCTGGTCAACACCGAGCCGCCGGACGTGCTGAAAGTGATGGTGCGGGTGCAGGAGCGAGAAGGCGACCCAAGCGATTTGCACTTTTGA